In bacterium, the genomic window GGGGGCGGAGCGAGATGTCGGTTTCCAGGCTCGATGGTTGAGCCCGGCTGGTGATGAAGGCGACGACGATGTGGCCGTGCGGGCCGATGGGTTCAGTGAGGCAGACTGCAGGTCGCACCTTGGTTCCGGAGAGGTCGTCGAACGGGAACGGGATGAGGACGACTTTACCGCTGGTCACTGAATGGCTTGCCGTCGGCAGCGGTGTAGATGTCCTCGGCCGGGTCGGTCAGGAATTCGAATGCCGGGTTGGAGCGGGCGGCCTGGAGCCAGAGCTTCTCATCGATGTCAGTGTCATCGGGGAGCAGGATAATCACTCTGACCCGGCTCGGCCCTTCGATGGGGAGCGGCTCGTCCAGGACGAGCTTGTGTTCTTTGTCTACGGTGCCGGTCGTCTCGACTGCTATCCGCGTCATACTACGTCCTGGCGTCCTTCGCCTCGCGTACGAGGAAGTCCAGCTTGCCTGAGGCCGAATCGGTCTCTATCTCTCGGTCCCATGCCAGCCAGTCCCGTTCGAGAAACCAGCGGCGGAACTTGTCGTAGTCCGGTTCGGACAATTGCGCGACCGCGGTCTCAAGCTCGGTCAATCGGCCGGCCGTTCTCACAGGTGACATCTGAGGTAGTGTAGCTGCAGGGAGAACTGGAGTCAAGGCGCGGCAGGGTGAGCTAACGGCTGCCAGCCTGCAGCTTACGGCCTCGGTCGGATACGGCATCAGAAACACGTGGGAGCGGTTAGCCGTGAGCCGATAGCGGATTCGGTCGAGACGATGATGACCGCCGACGGCTTGCGGCTTATAGCTTGCGGCCTACGGCCTACGGCCGGCGGATGACGGTTTGACGCTATGGCGTTATGATGCTACAATGGAGGCATGAGAACTGCTTTACGAAGGGCCACGGTATACTTCAACCCCGCCGTGCACCGTGCGCTGCGCCTGAGGGCTGCCGAGACAGACCAGTCCGTCTCTGAACTCATCAATGAGGCAGTCAGCTCGAGTCTTGTGGAGGACGCCGAGGACATCGCTGCGTTCGCGGAGCGCGCGCACGAACCGAACATCCCGTTTGCAGACGCCGTCAAGGAACTGAAGCGTCGTGGCAGGCTATGAAGTCTTCATCAAGCCGTCGGCGCTGAAGGAATTGGAGTCGGTCGGCAGTAGGAAGCTCCGACGGAACCTGGCTGAACACATTCATGCCCTTGCTGACAACCCCAGGCCTCAGGGATGTAGGAAACTGACCGGAGCCGACCAGTATCGAATCCGACGTGGAGCGTACCGTATCGTCTACTCGATTGAGGACCAACGCCGGACAGTGCTTGTGGTGAAGATTGGTCATCGGAAGGACGTCTACCGGTAGCGGCGCGGCACAGCGGCATTTCAGATTGCAGATTGTAGATTGCAGATTGACCGAAGGGCCGGTCCCGGATGGTGAGCCTGGTCGAGCGGATGAAGCGGCCGGCAGGCTGCGGCTGATGGGTATGGCCGGCATGAGTCACGAGAGGAGACGACCATATGCGGAACGATAGCAGCGACGTGCACGATTTCGAAGAGTGGTCGCGCAGTTACGAGCAGTCGCGGATGCAGAACCTGTACTTCGACCGTGTGCATCGCGCCGCGCTGGCCCTGGTGTCGCAACCGGATGGTGAGCACATGCCCGGCAGCGTTCTCGATGTCGGCTGCGGCACGGGACGGTTGCTGCGCAAAGCCCGCGAGGGCTGGCCTGCCGCCAGCTTGACCGGCGTTGACCCCACTCAAGGCATGATAGACGTGGCCCGCCGACTGATGCCCGAGGCGACGTTTCACACCGCCTCGGCCGAGTCACTGCCGCTGCCGGATGCGTCGGTGGAAGTGGTAATAACCACCATGTCGTTCCATCACTGGAAGGACCGGGCCGCGGGCGTGCGCGAGATTGCTCGCGTTCTGCGTCCGGGCGGCCGATTCTGCCTGGCCGATGCCACCCTGCCGGCGTGGTTGGCCCGACTCACCCACCACATGGAGGGAAACAGCTTTGCGACGTGGCGGGCACTTGTCGAATCGGCCGGGCTCTCGGTCGCGGCCCAGAAGCGTACATTTCTCGGGCACGTGCTGGTGATGCTGAGCGCGAAACCATGAAACACGGACTGTGCTATAACCGGCACTTGGAGACTGCTACTGACCTTCGCACGCGCAATGCAACGCTCTTCTCCATTCTATCCCTCTCCCTTGAGGGAGAGGGAAGGGTGAGGGTGAGGCGCGTGCGCCATTACTTACACGAAACTCAATAGCTCTTGTGAGTGACTTCGTTGTCCGCACTGTCGCTCTGAGCAAGCGCTATCGCGGCGGGGTGCTCGCGCTCGACCGGGCCGAGTTGCGTATCGAGCGGGGAGAAATCTACGGTTTCCTCGGCCTCAACGGCGCCGGCAAGACGACCGCCATACGTCTGTTGCTCGGCATGATTTCCCCGACCGCCGGGCACGCTGAGCTGTTCGGGCAGCGAGTTCGCGCCGAGGCAACTGACCTGTGGCGACGGGTCGGCCACCTCGTGGAAGGTGCGACCGCGTATCCGGGGCTTACGGTGCGCGAGAACCTTGAGGTTGCGCGGCGGCTTCAGGGTGCGCGCGACCAGGGAGCCGTGAACCGCACGATCGAGAAACTGGGGCTGCGCGAGTATGCGGACCGCCCGGCACGAACGCTGTCGATGGGCAACCTCCAGCGGCTCGGACTTGCCCGCGCCCTGCTCCACGACCCGGAACTGCTGATTCTCGACGAACCTGCCAACGGGCTTGACCCGGCCGGGGTGGTCGAAATCAGGGAGTTCCTGCGCACACTCGCGCGCGAGCGAGGGACGACAATCCTGATGTCGAGCCACATCCTGACCGAGGTCGACCGCCTGGCCACGCGCATCGGCATCGTCCATCGAGGACGGATGATTGAGGAGCAGTCCGCGGATGAGCTTGAGCGGCGACGCAATCGCCGCCTGAACATTGGCGCGCGGAACCTTGCCGTCGCCGA contains:
- a CDS encoding type II toxin-antitoxin system PemK/MazF family toxin; translated protein: MTSGKVVLIPFPFDDLSGTKVRPAVCLTEPIGPHGHIVVAFITSRAQPSSLETDISLRPQDPDFGRTGLRVPSTICLHRLMTIAGSTVLRELGWLTESRLADIRLRLRRLFQLG
- a CDS encoding ribbon-helix-helix domain-containing protein, whose amino-acid sequence is MRTALRRATVYFNPAVHRALRLRAAETDQSVSELINEAVSSSLVEDAEDIAAFAERAHEPNIPFADAVKELKRRGRL
- a CDS encoding type II toxin-antitoxin system RelE/ParE family toxin; translation: MAGYEVFIKPSALKELESVGSRKLRRNLAEHIHALADNPRPQGCRKLTGADQYRIRRGAYRIVYSIEDQRRTVLVVKIGHRKDVYR
- a CDS encoding class I SAM-dependent methyltransferase, with amino-acid sequence MRNDSSDVHDFEEWSRSYEQSRMQNLYFDRVHRAALALVSQPDGEHMPGSVLDVGCGTGRLLRKAREGWPAASLTGVDPTQGMIDVARRLMPEATFHTASAESLPLPDASVEVVITTMSFHHWKDRAAGVREIARVLRPGGRFCLADATLPAWLARLTHHMEGNSFATWRALVESAGLSVAAQKRTFLGHVLVMLSAKP
- a CDS encoding ABC transporter ATP-binding protein, which translates into the protein MSDFVVRTVALSKRYRGGVLALDRAELRIERGEIYGFLGLNGAGKTTAIRLLLGMISPTAGHAELFGQRVRAEATDLWRRVGHLVEGATAYPGLTVRENLEVARRLQGARDQGAVNRTIEKLGLREYADRPARTLSMGNLQRLGLARALLHDPELLILDEPANGLDPAGVVEIREFLRTLARERGTTILMSSHILTEVDRLATRIGIVHRGRMIEEQSADELERRRNRRLNIGARNLAVADTALRKAGFDPQPVRDADPPLLELREPTALDAPDSVARLLVEAGAPPTHLAVAQEDLEQHFMRLTSNTEERNA